A genomic segment from Clarias gariepinus isolate MV-2021 ecotype Netherlands chromosome 11, CGAR_prim_01v2, whole genome shotgun sequence encodes:
- the LOC128533551 gene encoding RING finger protein 222, whose translation MAADVQADVATDVAADAGAPGGGADRYEEYECKICYNYFDLDRRAPKILECLHTFCEECLHALHLREERPWRVTCPVCRHRTPVPDYRIRNLPNNTKVTEEFPLRVDARADPVPQDALPPHPPPLHPALAALRRNDDASSPSSASGPGRLAPAHAHATPSTTASTATMTLSQDSVASRRETCHEGCCRRLALTAGCACVAFSFVAMLALLFAGLVFVHGNSGDRPPSPAGPVCLSVASVLAMVAVVVTWLLCWLKYRPEHETTGRASATSNSRRNA comes from the coding sequence ATGGCCGCGGATGTTCAGGCGGATGTCGCGACGGATGTGGCGGCGGACGCGGGAGCCCCCGGCGGCGGCGCGGACCGGTACGAGGAGTACGAGTGCAAGATCTGTTACAACTACTTCGACCTGGACCGGCGCGCGCCCAAGATCCTCGAGTGCCTGCACACGTTCTGCGAGGAGTGCCTGCACGCGCTGCACCTGCGCGAGGAGCGGCCGTGGCGCGTCACGTGCCCCGTGTGCCGCCACCGCACGCCCGTGCCGGACTACCGCATCCGCAACCTGCCGAACAACACCAAGGTCACGGAGGAATTCCCGCTGCGCGTGGACGCGCGCGCCGACCCCGTGCCGCAGGACGCGCTGCCGCCGCACCCGCCGCCGCTCCATCCGGCGCTCGCGGCCCTGCGGCGCAACGACGACGCCTCCTCCCCCTCGAGCGCGTCCGGCCCGGGCCGCCTCGCTCCCGCGCACGCGCACGCCACGCCGTCCACCACGGCGTCCACGGCCACCATGACGCTCTCGCAGGACTCGGTGGCGTCGCGCCGCGAGACCTGCCACGAGGGCTGCTGCAGGCGGCTCGCGCTCACCGCCGGCTGCGCGTGCGTCGCGTTCTCGTTCGTCGCCATGCTCGCGCTGCTCTTCGCCGGCCTCGTGTTCGTGCACGGCAACTCCGGCGACCGGCCGCCGTCTCCCGCCGGGCCCGTGTGCCTGTCGGTCGCGAGCGTCCTCGCCATGGTGGCCGTGGTGGTCACGTGGCTCCTCTGCTGGCTCAAATACAGACCGGAGCACGAGACGACCGGCCGCGCCTCGGCCACGAGCAACAGCAGGAGAAacgcctga